The Thermococcus henrietii genome segment AACCCATTGGCAAGTTCATGAAGGTATTGGCAGAGAAGGCGCGGGAAGAGATGAAAAGAAGGGGCAATCCGCGCTATACTCCTGCAGACTACCTGAGGGACATGGTAAAGGAGCAGGGAATACCTCCGCAGCTGCACCTGCCCAACTACCTGACGCAGGAGGAGATAGAGAAGATACATCTGGCGCACAGGCTGTTGTACGAGCTCCTGGGGATGCATGCGAGGGTCATGTTTGAGAAGAAGAGCGGGATGGAGGAGCTGCTGGGAGAGGAGAGGGTCAGGGAATTGGAAGAGGAAGTGCAGCGGCTGAAGAGGGGAGAACACCTGAAGAAGATCTTCGGGGAGACACCCACGAGAAAAACCGCTGCAGTGCCAAGACCGCCTGTTGTGCAGAAGCGAACAGCGCCTCCACGGCGGGTTCAAGAAGAGAAACAAAAGACTACAACGCAGCAACCAGCGAAGAAGGTGCCATTCACCATAGATGACGTAGATATGAGTAAGGTGGAGAAGCCACAAGTTACCGGTAGAATCGTGGCGATATTCGAAGAAAGAACGTTTGCCGAAGAATTCGCATCACTCAAGGGAGGCAAAGTGATTCAGACACCCGAAGGGAAATACGCTGTTGTACTGGAAGACCGTGCAAAGCAGCAGATGTCCGGGAAACAATCTGCCCCAAAACCATCGGAGGGCCTAAAAGGAGGGGATACAGCGGAGAAAGAAACGCACACACCAGCGAAGCCTAAAAGGCACTGGGTTGAAGAGGTGTTGGGAGTTCCAAAGGGACTGATAAAGAGGCATCCCGAGACCGGCTATGAATACGTGGAGAAGGATGGGAAGATTATCGTGCTGCCAACTAAGGACCCCCGGGAGCTGGGAATGAAGGGGCCAGATCCTGCCAAGTCCGCGATTTTTAAGATAGTCCTGCCCTCAATTGTCGCGCACAGCAAAAAGCCTGCCGAAGAAATTCTGGAGCTTGCTAAGATATACAAAGAACTGGAAGAGGAAATACGGGCGGGAAAAATAAAATCAGAGAATGAGGTGAAAGAACAAACGAAGAAAAAAATCAAAGAGCTTGAACAAAAAGGTTACACCACGGCCAGCGTACAGGCAGGATTCCTCACTCAATCTGTTTGGAGCGGACTTGAAAAAAGTATAGAAATGGAGCACGTTGCGGGGGAATACAGATATATCGCGCTAGTGCTGTACGACGCAGCGAAACTTGTTAATGATATGCTCAAAAATCCGGAGAAGTACGGCCTGAAAAAGAGAAACCTAGAAAAGGCACTATACAGAGGCTCGGCGTCAGAGAAGATATTCAAGAAATACATAGTCGGTAGATACCTCAGATTCCACGGATAAAACAACTTCCTCCGGAGCTCGGACAGTAGGCGAAAGCCGCCCTTACCTTCGGCTCGAAGAACAGCACTGGTTTCATGGTACCACCATGACGGGTAGGTAGAAGGATAAAAAACATTTCCCATACAAAAATAGGGAAATTGACGGCGAAGCTCACTTCGTCGCCCTCGTTATTCCAACGTCCTTGACGAGGACGTAGGGCGTAATGACAGGCCTCGAAACCTCCCACCAGTGCACCTGGAACGGCTCGTTGCCTATGGCAACTACGTTGCTCAGAATCCTCTGAAGGTTGTCGCTGACGCGGATGTTCCTTATCGGCTTGAACTCGCCGTTCTCGACCAGGAAGATTCCGTCGCGTGGTATCGTCGAGAAGTCGCCGGTCACGTAGTTCTGGAATCTGGTGTACCAGACGTTGGTGATGTAGATGCCCCGCTTAACCTCGCTGAACAGCTCTGCCTTGGAGTAGTCGCCGGGCTCGAGGACGAGGTTCCAGGGTCTCGGCATTATCAAGCCGGCGTTGGCGGTTGTCTCCGTTCCGTACTTCTTGGCGAGGCTCGTGTTGAGGAGGAACGTCTTGAATGTCCCGTTCTCTATGACGGTGGTTTCCCTCGTCGGAACGCCCTCGTCGTCGAACTTCCTCGTGCCGTAGCCGTTGGGCAGGTTTCCAACGTCCTTGAGCGTTACCAGCTCGCTCGCGACCTTCTGGCCCAGCTTTCCGGTCAGGAACGAGAAGCCCGCCTCGGCCGCGTAGGCTGAGAGCATGAAGCCCATGTAGCTGAGCAGGTTCGCGAAAGCGAGCGGGTCGAAGATGACATCGAACCTTCCCTC includes the following:
- a CDS encoding TldD/PmbA family protein; its protein translation is MFELNEFILKKAEELGFGDVVVLSYETNRRQVRFANNEITVAKHWHERKVELFVEKDKRIASTTITELSEENVERVLKTLKKNIENLSPKEDYYGIAEGPFQYKDIPETFDKAIVELDEPNDYVEIAINTALSEGAKRVAGVLYTDHNRLYLTTSNGVEAFDEGTGIEISVRAFVGDLESGHGTCSARVLKKFDPELAGRKAGEIAHMAKDPVQGPEGRFDVIFDPLAFANLLSYMGFMLSAYAAEAGFSFLTGKLGQKVASELVTLKDVGNLPNGYGTRKFDDEGVPTRETTVIENGTFKTFLLNTSLAKKYGTETTANAGLIMPRPWNLVLEPGDYSKAELFSEVKRGIYITNVWYTRFQNYVTGDFSTIPRDGIFLVENGEFKPIRNIRVSDNLQRILSNVVAIGNEPFQVHWWEVSRPVITPYVLVKDVGITRATK